Genomic segment of Paenibacillaceae bacterium GAS479:
AACGTCGGTGACGATTATGAAAACGATTAATCCTCGTACAAAGTGGACGATATTCACACTTTATGATGGGATTGATCTGCAGCAATCGTTGAATCGGCTGGAAACCTTTTTTATCGGTATTCTCCTGCTTGGCTTCTTGCTTAGTATACTGACGGCCACGTTCGTCGCTCGGATGATCCGAATTCCCGTCAATTATCTCATCCGCAAAATCAATCTGGTTCAGCACGGCGATCTCAACGTCGCGATATCCAGCCCTCGGCAGGATGAATTTGGCAAGCTGGCGTCGACCTTCGACGATATGTTAGGTCAGATTCGGACATTGGTCGAGCATGTCAATCTCGGCGAACGCAAAAAGAAAGAGTTGGAGATTCAGGTTCTGCAATCACAGATCAATCCGCATTTCCTCTATAATACGCTGGGCTCGATCAGCAATGTGGTCGCTTTTGAGCGTTACCATGAGGTGGATAATATCATCGAGGCTCTGATATCGATTTTGGAATACGGAATTACCGACTTCTCTGACCGGGCTAGCCTGGAACAGGAGCTGCGGAATGTCAGGGATTATCTTTACATCCAACAGATTCGCTATGATTGCCAATTCGAGCTTATAGAAGAGATAGATCCCGAAACGCTGAAGCTGCCCGTGCTTCGCATGGCGCTTCAGCCGATTGTTGAGAATAGTATTTTCCACGGTTATGCGGGCGGCCGCAAGTCGGGTTCGATACGATTATCTGCGATCCGCCGTGAAGGCATGCTCGAGATTGTTGTTGCGGATGACGGAATCGGCATGACTGCTGAGCAGACGAGCAGGCTACTAATAGAGAACCCTGAACAAAAAAATTGGGATCGGCGCAAACGAATTGGCTTGTACAATATTCACCAGCGGATACGGTTGAACTATGGCGAGCCTTATTGTCTCAGCGTTTGGAGCGAGCCGGGCCGAGGAACGAGGGTTACGCTTACGTTCCCGGATGAAGCAGGTCAAGCAGGAAGTTGGATAGGAGAGTGACAGTTATGAGAGAGGTCACCTGTTTCATCGTTGATGACGAGCCTCCAATGGTCCATCGGCTGGAGCATTATTTCGGGCAATGGAAGGAACGGCGATTACCATTCAGGCTTGTCGGTCATGCCTATTCTGGAGAGGAAGCTTTGGAGCAGGCCGCTGGGCTGAAGCCGGATCTCATTTTGACGGACATCGTAATGCCAGGCATGGGCGGTATTGAGCTAATTCGCGAGCTTCGCGAACGGCTGCCTCGCACGGAGTTCATTATTTTAAGCGCGTACTCGGAATTTGCCACGGCTAGAGAAGCGATCGCCATGGGAGTATTTGAATATCTGGTCAAAGTCCCGCTACGCGAGGAGGATGTTCGAACAGCATTGTCCAAAGTGCGAGACAACTTAATTGCAAGAGAGGAGAAGGAGCAGAGGCTTCATAGCTTAAGCGGATCCATAAAAGAGAATTCGTATCGTTTGCGCAAGCATCTGCTGGAAGAGCTTTTGCGCGAGGATGTATCTGCTGCTGTTATGGAACGCCGCGCAGCTGAGTTGGCTCCTGGCTTCGTTCCGCGCCAATATGCTTGTTTTGCCATCCGCTTCGACAACTACGACAGCTTCTGTGCAGAGTATTCCCCAGCTGACCGCATCAAGCTGAAGTATGCCATGATGAACATTGTTGAGGAAGTGCTTCAGGGGATGGGGGGAAGCTTCGCTTGCG
This window contains:
- a CDS encoding two-component system, sensor histidine kinase YesM, producing the protein MKERIRHWFHGISFRLFLVCFVFVLGSEAIISALSYRYIENEITASQLEQARQMLKKEEEYIDLYFLLMQNTIAQLSSSAVSWRDDLEAAQAALESVYRENSVMLSDVYLIHKDLSILGGNPVTKIINDSREDRRPLYELAFSNSYGSVNVSEPYASFFSGWTVTFVRAITVKGKPMALAVDLNLTALQERLQRIGGGRSDLQLGIMDREGRVILEPSGSRLFKVIDHRLQFDGRDGRELVEAKDDVFEERIDGTSVTIMKTINPRTKWTIFTLYDGIDLQQSLNRLETFFIGILLLGFLLSILTATFVARMIRIPVNYLIRKINLVQHGDLNVAISSPRQDEFGKLASTFDDMLGQIRTLVEHVNLGERKKKELEIQVLQSQINPHFLYNTLGSISNVVAFERYHEVDNIIEALISILEYGITDFSDRASLEQELRNVRDYLYIQQIRYDCQFELIEEIDPETLKLPVLRMALQPIVENSIFHGYAGGRKSGSIRLSAIRREGMLEIVVADDGIGMTAEQTSRLLIENPEQKNWDRRKRIGLYNIHQRIRLNYGEPYCLSVWSEPGRGTRVTLTFPDEAGQAGSWIGE